The following proteins are encoded in a genomic region of Alnus glutinosa chromosome 8, dhAlnGlut1.1, whole genome shotgun sequence:
- the LOC133875323 gene encoding elongation factor 2 has product MVKFTADELRRIMDYKHNIRNMSVIAHVDHGKSTLTDSLVAAAGIIAQESAGDVRMTDTRADEAERGITIKSTGISLYYEMTDESLKSYTGERHGNEYLINLIDSPGHVDFSSEVTAALRITDGALVVVDCVEGVCVQTETVLRQALGERIRPVLTVNKMDRCFLELQVDGEEAYQTFQRVIENANVIMATYEDPLLGDVQVYPEKGTVAFSAGLHGWAFTLTNFAKMYASKFGVDESKMMERLWGENFFDPATKKWTNKNTGSPTCKRGFVQFCYEPIKQIISTCMNDQKDKLWPMLHKLGVTMKAEEKDLMGKALMKRVMQTWLPASSALLEMMIFHLPSPSKAQRYRVENLYEGPLDDAYANAIRNCDPEGPLMLYVSKMIPASDKGRFFAFGRVFSGKVSTGLKVRIMGPNFVPGEKKDLYVKSVQRTVIWMGKKQETVEDVPCGNTVALVGLDQYITKNATLTNEKEVDAHPIRAMKFSVSPVVRVAVQCKVASDLPKLVEGLKRLAKSDPMVVCTIEESGEHIIAGAGELHLEICLKDLQDDFMGGAEIIKSDPVVSFRETVIEKSCRTVMSKSPNKHNRLYMEARPMEEGLAEAIDDGRIGPRDDPKARSKILSEEFGWDKDLAKKIWCFGPETTGPNMVVDMCKGVQYLNEIKDSVVAGFQWASKEGALAEENMRGICFEVCDVVLHADAIHRGGGQVIPTARRVIYASQITAKPRLLEPVYLVEIQAPEQALGGIYSVLNQKRGHVFEEMQRPGTPLYNIKAYLPVVESFGFSSTLRAATSGQAFPQCVFDHWDIMASDPLEPGTQASQLVADIRKRKGLKEQMTPLSEFEDKL; this is encoded by the exons ATG GTTAAGTTCACAGCAGATGAGCTTCGTAGGATTATGGACTACAAACACAATATTCGTAATATGTCTGTTATTGCGCATGTTGATCATG GGAAGTCTACACTTACAGATTCTCTCGTGGCTGCTGCTGGTATCATTGCGCAAGAATCTGCAGGTGATGTCCGGATGACAGATACCCGCGCTGACGAGGCGGAGCGTGGCATCACAATTAAATCTACTGGTATCTCCCTCTACTATGAGATGACTGATGAGTCTCTGAAGAGCTACACCGGAGAGCGACATGGGAATGAGTACCTTATCAATCTCATTGATTCCCCTGGGCATGTTGACTTCTCATCGGAGGTTACAGCTGCCCTTCGCATTACTGATGGTGCTCTTGTGGTCGTTGATTGTGTTGAAGGCGTTTGTGTCCAAACAGAAACTGTGCTTCGACAGGCCTTGGGAGAAAGGATTAGGCCTGTCTTGACCGTTAACAAGATGGACAGGTGTTTCCTTGAGCTCCAGGTTGATGGAGAGGAGGCTTACCAAACGTTCCAGAGGGTTATTGAGAATGCTAATGTCATCATGGCTACATATGAAGATCCCCTTCTTGGTGATGTTCAGGTTTACCCCGAGAAAGGAACAGTTGCCTTCTCTGCTGGTTTGCACGGCTGGGCCTTTACACTGACCAACTTCGCAAAGATGTATGCGTCCAAATTTGGAGTTGATGAGTCAAAAATGATGGAACGGCTGTGGGGTGAAAACTTTTTTGACCCAGCTACAAAGAAATGGACCAACAAGAATACTGGTTCTCCTACCTGCAAGCGTGGTTTTGTTCAGTTCTGCTACGAACCTATCAAGCAGATTATCAGCACTTGCATGAATGACCAGAAGGACAAACTGTGGCCCATGTTGCATAAACTTGGTGTCACCATGAAGGCGGAAGAGAAGGACTTAATGGGGAAGGCATTGATGAAACGTGTGATGCAGACCTGGCTCCCAGCAAGTAGTGCCCTATTGGAAATGATGATCTTTCACCTTCCCTCCCCGTCCAAGGCCCAAAGGTATCGTGTTGAAAACTTGTACGAGGGTCCCCTTGATGATGCTTATGCTAATGCTATCAGGAACTGTGATCCTGAAGGGCCTCTTATGCTATATGTATCAAAAATGATTCCTGCATCTGATAAGGGTAGGTTTTTTGCCTTTGGTCGGGTCTTTTCTGGAAAGGTCTCTACTGGTTTGAAGGTCAGAATCATGGGTCCCAACTTTGTACCTGGGGAAAAGAAGGACTTGTATGTTAAGAGTGTGCAGAGAACTGTCATTTGGATGGGTAAGAAGCAGGAAACAGTTGAGGATGTTCCTTGTGGTAACACTGTTGCCTTGGTTGGTTTGGATCAGTATATCACCAAGAACGCTACTTTGACAAACGAGAAGGAAGTTGATGCACACCCAATCCGAGCCATGAAGTTCTCTGTGTCGCCCGTTGTGCGTGTGGCTGTTCAATGCAAGGTTGCATCTGACCTTCCTAAGCTTGTTGAGGGCCTGAAACGTTTGGCCAAGTCAGATCCTATGGTTGTCTGTACTATTGAAGAGTCTGGGGAGCACATCATAGCGGGTGCTGGAGAACTCCACCTTGAGATCTGTTTGAAGGATTTGCAGGATGATTTCATGGGTGGAGCAGAGATTATCAAGTCTGATCCTGTTGTCTCCTTCCGGGAGACAGTCATTGAGAAGTCATGCCGTACTGTGATGAGTAAGTCGCCCAACAAGCACAACCGTTTGTACATGGAAGCACGCCCCATGGAAGAGGGGCTTGCAGAGGCCATTGACGATGGCCGTATTGGTCCAAGGGATGATCCTAAAGCTCGTTCCAAAATCTTGTCTGAGGAATTTGGTTGGGATAAGGATCTAGCGAAGAAAATCTGGTGTTTTGGCCCTGAGACCACTGGCCCTAACATGGTCGTTGATATGTGTAAGGGAGTTCAGTACCTGAATGAAATTAAGGATTCTGTTGTTGCAGGGTTCCAGTGGGCATCTAAGGAAGGTGCATTGGCGGAAGAAAATATGAGGGGTATCTGCTTCGAAGTCTGTGATGTTGTTCTTCATGCTGATGCCATTCACAGAGGAGGTGGTCAGGTCATTCCAACTGCTAGGAGGGTTATTTATGCTTCCCAGATTACAGCAAAGCCCAGGCTTCTTGAGCCTGTATACCTGGTGGAGATACAGGCTCCTGAGCAGGCACTTGGTGGCATCTACAGTGTTCTTAACCAGAAACGTGGGCATGTGTTTGAAGAAATGCAGAGGCCTGGTACCCCACTATACAACATCAAGGCATACCTTCCTGTCGTTGAATCTTTCGGATTCTCAAGCACTTTGAGGGCTGCAACCTCAGGGCAAGCTTTCCCTCAATGTGTCTTTGATCACTGGGACATAATGGCATCCGATCCATTGGAACCTGGAACCCAGGCTTCGCAGCTTGTTGCAGACATCCGCAAGAGAAAGGGCTTGAAGGAGCAGATGACTCCGCTTTCCGAGTTCGAGGACAAGCTGTAA